The following coding sequences are from one Deinococcus arcticus window:
- a CDS encoding GNAT family N-acetyltransferase translates to MNDALRGELLSAIREGRSRAYYVEENGTCLGFIALRAESFELSDSIDRERYALSARNVPGVLLELIAVDERAQGRGLGRWLVLAAVELARRGAELMGVRFLVLDSLPPRVPFYERLGFERTKYQPDGKTVFMALDLLE, encoded by the coding sequence ATGAACGACGCGCTACGTGGCGAATTGCTGAGCGCCATACGAGAGGGGCGCTCTCGCGCGTATTACGTGGAAGAGAACGGAACGTGTTTAGGGTTTATCGCTCTACGTGCGGAGTCTTTCGAGTTATCAGATTCGATAGACCGCGAGAGATACGCCCTAAGCGCTCGCAATGTCCCTGGAGTGCTGCTGGAGCTGATTGCCGTGGACGAGCGGGCGCAGGGGCGGGGCCTCGGGCGATGGCTTGTCCTGGCGGCAGTGGAACTTGCCCGGCGCGGCGCGGAGCTGATGGGCGTGCGGTTCTTGGTGCTGGATAGTTTGCCGCCCAGGGTGCCTTTTTATGAGCGGCTGGGCTTCGAGCGTACGAAATATCAGCCGGACGGAAAGACTGTCTTCATGGCCCTGGACCTGTTGGAGTAA
- a CDS encoding Ig-like domain-containing protein: protein MPRLFLPALALTAALITACDPPQTPEPADTVAPSLMIASNANTLAGGGTVKLTATASDNVAVTSVSFYKGNTLMSKDVTAPYEVEETFAEPTSDMAVQYRVVAADAAGNITEKAVTVTVTPAAPAALPVLTVRLSRGLGRYQDASAKGRTVTAYGIDFSGDWNQKTVLTTGVVKDDYTIALAPIAPEKIAPILKPFPTTLPENCTGTIELSTPEMKIFLMKHLAMDISGLGNAQSGEFPLTVFNPDGSNPHSHTAYPDSGPNSFIYADRSGTIKSKAFCKDNYGGMTRDYDLSLKGGWNFIQSHYTFTEGKGSEMTYRILPATNVILAMGSPF from the coding sequence GTGCCCCGTTTGTTTCTTCCTGCCCTCGCATTAACTGCTGCCCTTATCACCGCCTGTGATCCGCCACAGACCCCTGAGCCCGCTGACACGGTGGCGCCTTCTCTGATGATCGCATCGAACGCCAACACGCTGGCTGGCGGCGGAACTGTCAAACTGACAGCCACGGCTTCAGACAACGTCGCGGTGACCAGCGTGTCCTTCTATAAAGGCAACACGCTGATGAGCAAGGACGTAACAGCGCCCTATGAAGTGGAAGAAACGTTTGCTGAGCCCACGTCAGACATGGCGGTGCAATATCGAGTTGTGGCGGCAGATGCTGCTGGAAACATCACCGAAAAAGCTGTGACGGTCACGGTCACGCCTGCGGCACCTGCTGCGCTGCCTGTGCTGACAGTGCGGTTGTCCCGAGGCTTGGGGAGATACCAAGATGCGTCGGCGAAGGGACGCACGGTCACTGCTTACGGTATTGACTTTTCTGGCGATTGGAATCAAAAAACCGTCTTGACAACTGGCGTCGTGAAAGATGACTATACCATTGCTCTTGCACCAATCGCGCCAGAGAAGATTGCTCCAATTCTGAAGCCTTTTCCAACTACTTTGCCTGAAAATTGCACCGGTACAATTGAGCTGAGCACGCCTGAAATGAAGATCTTCTTGATGAAGCATTTGGCGATGGATATAAGTGGTCTTGGCAATGCGCAAAGTGGTGAATTTCCATTGACTGTTTTCAATCCAGATGGAAGTAATCCTCACTCACATACCGCATATCCTGACTCTGGGCCCAATAGCTTCATTTATGCTGATAGGTCGGGCACAATAAAGTCTAAGGCTTTTTGTAAAGATAATTATGGTGGAATGACACGGGATTACGATCTCAGTTTGAAGGGTGGGTGGAATTTTATACAATCTCACTATACCTTTACGGAAGGAAAGGGTAGCGAAATGACATATAGAATTCTGCCAGCAACCAATGTCATCCTTGCTATGGGTAGTCCTTTTTAA